TTTGAACTGGCTTCTTGAACGAAGCTCAAAGGTCAATCTGAGCGCAGAGGATATTGCTGCCATGAATGCTGAACTTGACCTTCTTCTCAAAAGTCTGGAGGAAGAGAACAAACGATGAAGTATAGATGGTTTTCTTCTCTTTTTTTCGTAGTTCCGATAGCTATTCTTTTGATGAGTGCAGGTGAAGATGTTTTTGAAAAAGGGTTGGGATTTTATAAAGAGAAAAAGTTTCTCCTGGCCATTGGAGCCTTTCGGAATGCTGCGGAACTCGGCAATAAAGATCCCAAACTTTACCTTCTGCTGGGAAACAGTTATGTGGGCATTGACGATTATGATAAAGCGATAGAAAGCTACCAAAAAGGGTTACAGTCTGGTCTTCCCCTTGCCTACTATGGGGTGTATTACTTCAACCTTGGCTATACCTATGGGCTAAAAAAACTTTATCAACAAGCTGTTGTTACTTTTGATCAGGCTCTGGCCTATGATACGAATCTCACTCATGCCTATTGGTACAAGGGCATGCTTTATTATAAAATGCGCGATAGAACCAATACCATTCGAGAATGGGAAACCTATCTCGTTGTTAATCCCACAGGACCACAGAGTGATAACATTCGTCGGGCACTTGAACTTCTTCGGGATCCAAACTTTAATTTTCCCGATGATCTTGTGAAAAATCCCATGGAACGACTCACCAATACAGAAAGTGTGGTTGCCGAGCCATTGATCGATATTAGTGGCGCGCTGGGTGACTATAAGCCAGAAGACAAAGGAAAAGCTGAAGATACATCTGTCGAGGATATAGAAAAATAGGAGGTTGGTTATGACTGAGAAAAAAAATACCTCTCGGAAACAAGGAGCAAAACCAAAAGCAGTTCAAAAAGGAAAGGTTGTTTCAAAAAAACCATCGAAAGAAGAGGAAAAGAAACAATGGTTGCTTCTTGGACTTCTTGGCTTGTTGCTTGTTCTTACCCCGATCGTTTGGGTTGGTTTCTCAGGTGGTGGTAAAGCAAAACAGATAGAGAAATACCTCTCCCTGGCAGAAGAATATGCCAACAATGAGGCTTATGATCGTGCGCTTGACTATCTGGACAAAGCCTTTGAACTTGATCCCAATGACCCACGTATCAAGGAACTCCGGGATGCTATTATACGGGCACAGAAAAACAAAGAAAAACTCAAAGAAGATGAGATGAAAGACCTTCTCAAGAAAACCGCGCAAGCCACTTCGCCAACACCGCTCGAAAAAACCACTACCGTCGAAAAAAAGGAAAAACCTCAAGTAGAACAGGTTTCTGCTAAAGAAAGTGCAGCAGAGCAGTACAAAAAGTATATGGAAAACGGCAAAAAATATCTTGAGAACAACTACTTTGATGAAGCCATCAAAGAGTTTGAGAAAGCCAGGAAAATAGAAGCTACTCCCGAGGTCGATGCTTATGAGGCTGTTTCCTATTACGGTAAAAAGGATATAGGCAAAGCCCAAAGCCTTGCCCAGGCGGCCATCCAAAAAGATCCCAAACAGGGGCCTGCCCATTACACTCTCGGAAAGATCCTCTATGACAAGGACCTCAATGATGAGGCACTGGCTTCTTTTAAAAAGGCTATCGAGGGCGATTATGAAACAGCGGATATGTACTATTCCATGGGTGTGATTTACTACATGAAAAAGCTTTACAACGATGCGAAATCATCTTTTCAAAAAGCTGTTTCCCTTGATCCAAAGCATGCCAAGGCTTATTACAATCTTGGTCTTACCTATATGGCCCTCAATGACAATAACAATGCCCTCAAGGCTTTTGACCAGAATCTTCAGCTTGAGCCCACGAATGCCAAGACAATGATCAACATTGGCACCATTTATTACAATGCCAAACAATTTTCTCAGGCAGAAAAGTTTTTTGCACGCGCTGTGGAAATCGAACCAAACAATGACCGGGCGCTCGTCAAACTTGGGAATACCTATGAGGAACTCAAACAGTTTACACGGGCTCTTTCCGTTTATCAAAAAGCCTATCAGGTCAATCCCAAAAACTATCTGTGTTCTTTCAACTACGCGCGCATGCTTGTTTACACCGAGCGCTACGCTGAGGCTTTAAAATACTACAGTGAGTCTATACAGCAGAAAAATGACTATGCACCAGCCTATTACAACATGGCCAATGCCTACTTTTTGATGAAAGAGTATGCCCAGGCGGAAGAAAACTATCAAAAGGCCATTCAGCTTGATAGATACGATCCCGAACCTTATCTGGGATTGGGAAGCATGTATCTTGCCAAACAGGAATATGAAAAAGCCCTTTCTGCTTTTAAAAAGGCTGCGGATCTTCAGCCAAGGAGTTTTATTGCTTACAAAGGAATAGGAGATGCTTATGCCAGGGCAGAGATCTACGAGGATGCTATAAACGCCTACAAAAAGGCTCTCGAGATCAATCCAACGGACGTTAATGTTCTAGAAAGTCTTGGGGATATCTATACCCGACAAAAGGATTATAGCAATGCTGCTGTTTCCTACGAGAAATATGTCAAGCTTTCCCAAAAAAATGCAGATGTGTATCTTAAGCTAGCCGAGAGCTATATTCAATTAAAAGATAACGCCAAGGCAAAAGCCACTCTTCTTGAGCTTAAGGATCGTTTTCCGAACTACAAAAATATGTCTAAGGTTGACTATTATTTGAGTCAACTGTAAAATATATAAGGTGATAATTTTTTTAGAAAAGGAGTGCGTATGACGTGGGATGTTATAGTTATTGTGCTTTTGGTAGTCAGTGTGGGGTTTCTTGTCTTTCTTTATGTTATGAATAACTTTATTGCGCCTCATCGTCTTGATTCGATTAAGACCTTAATTGACAATCAAAAGTATGATCAGGCGATTAATGCATTGAATGCTATTCTCAAAAAAGATGATAAAAACCCTCTCGCACACCTTTATCTTGCCGAAGCCTGTTACCTCTCAGGAAATTTTGAGATGGCCCTTGTTGAATATAAACAAACATTGAGTTCAGGAAAGTTTTCCAATTCTGCTACGGAGAAAAGTATTCATCGCCGTCTGGCAGATATTTACATGCGTTTTAATCAGCTGGAAGAGGCGCAGAAAGAATACCTTGTGCTTTCCCAGATGGATCCGCAAAATGCGGAATATCTCTTTCAAATCGGGAATATCTTTTACCAGCGAGGCATGAAAGAACATGCCTTTAGTTATCTTGATAGGGCCATCAAATCAGGCAAGGCTTCTCCCCAGATTTATTTTATCATGGGAAAGATTCTCTATGAAATGAACAAGGCAGCTGAGGCTTTGAACTACTTTACTAACTGTGTAAAACTGGAACCCAAGAATATGGAAGCCCATTACTATATTGGAATGATTCTCAAATCCATGAATAGCTACGGAAAGGCTGTTCAGGAATTTGATGTGGCGGAACAAGCGCGGGACAATCAACTCAAGGTGAAGGCTATTTTCCAGAAAGGTCTCTGTAAAATGGAAGTTGGGGATAATGATGGGGCCAAAGCAGATTTTGAACGTGCGTTAAAGTATTCAAACGAAGAGAACAATGTCACTATTGCTATTCGGTACACACTTGGACTTATCTACGAAAAAGAACGCCGACTGGTTGAGGCGGTGGAACAATGGGAAAAGGTTGCCCAACTCCGTCCTAACTTTCAGGATGTCCAGACAAAACTGACTCTTTATGAGGATCTTCGGGTAGACGATAGGCTCAAAGATCTGCTGACAGCTACACCAACTACCTTTGAGATTATCGCTCAGAACATGCTCAAAGCCATTGGGTATGAACCTATTGAAGTCAAGCCTCTGGATGGTGATAATCTTGAAATTGTAGGGATAGAAAAATCGGTCAAATGGCGAAACGTTCGTGGAGGAAGGGTGCTTGTGATGTTTTCACGAGACAATGAAGATGTTCCGGAAGATCTGGTAGCAAAACTTACCGAAAAAATGAAAAACATTCATGCGACTCGAGGTGTTTACATCACTACCGGAAAGTTTACTCCCCAGGCTCTCCGTTATGCGGAAAACAGACCGCTCGATCTTTACGATAGGCAAAAGCTTACTGATCTTCTTAAGAAAAGTGGGTATTAAGGTTTATGCGAGTAGTGTGGGGTATCTTTTTGTTGTTGAGTCTTTTTTTTACTCTCTACGACTTTTTTTTGGGAAATGTTTTCCAAGATCCTGTTCATCCAGCCCTTGTTTCTTTTTTCTGTTTTGTCATGGGGGGGCTTTTTTTCTTGTCTTTTTATAAAGAAACGAAAAAAGAAAATAAATAAAAAGAAGGAAGCAGCCTGTTGTGCTTCCTTCTTCCGTGTTGTTTTTTCTAAGGTCTATAACCCTGGAGTTCAATCTCTTCAATGGCAAAGAGGGGTGTATCTTCTCTTGAAAGAAAAGTTTTCTGTACCTTTAGTCTAAGATTTTCCGGTGGGTTTTTTACAGGATAAAAGAGGAGCCATTCGCCGCGCTGATTCCGCAGGATGGGAAACCCCTTTTTGTCTTTTTGTGGCATGAGACTTTTTTTTACCTGAGGCTTAATCTCTTTTTGACCAAGGGCAATGGTGATTTTCGCGGGATCAACATAGAGAATCTCAGCTTCTCTGTTAACACAGATCATTCTTAACGTTATTCCTTCTTCGGTAGCAAAACCATACCATCCAACATAGTATCTTCCATCCATGAGGATGGTGTAATCCCCAACCATAAAGAAGGGGGATATTTCTTCTTGCCTTTCTTCATGAGCGTTTTCTTCATGTTCATGAATGCTTATCCATCCCTTCTCTTGAAGATGTTTTCTCTGAATATTCTCAAAGTTCTCCGGGAGAGCGATTTTATAAGAGAAAAGTATCGGTTTTACACGTTTTTGGTAAGAAGTAAGAGCTTTTGGGGATACTTTGACAACGAGAGGGAGATCGTTTTCTTTTGTCACACTGGCAAGCTGGAGAAAGTACTCTTCAGGAAGGTTGTCTCCTGCAAGTCCATACAGTTGATAAAACGCGGGGTCGTGAATCAGTCTCCATTTCATTGTGATTCTGGCTTTTTGCCCTTTTGTGAGAATGAAACGTGAGGGAACGGAGCGCGCAAGAGGAATACTCTGGGCACCTGAAGGCACCATGAGATCTATTATCCCCTCAGAAAGGTAAAATTCCCCTTCTTCAAGTCTTTTTACCGTGATGAGAGCATTTCCTTCTTCCTTTTTCGGGGAAACAACGAGTCTCGCTGTATAAAGATTGCCGTTGGTTGTTACAGAACCTGTATACACCAGTTTTTGGGAACAACCAGTGAGGAGAAGAAAAAACAAAAAAGATACAAGAATGTCTTTCATTTTGACCTCCTTTGAGCTGGTATTCAGTATATGTGTGTGTTGTAAAAATTGCAACAAAAAAGGCTGCCCGGTTTCCCGGACAGCCCTGAGAGTGATTCTTCCGATTATAGCCCATCCACCGAGTAGACTGCATACCCACGCGGTGCAGCCCATACCTCTACCCAACCATTGGCGTCACAGTACTTGTTCTGAGGTTGATAGTTCTGTCCGCTCACAGAAGAAGACCATGCATAGGCTTTGAGGGTTTTGCCCTTGAGGTAAGCGTTTCCTGTCTGGACCCACGCACCCTTCCAGGCAGAAGAATGATCGTTGATTACCACAATGTAACCCGGGCTCGAGGTCGAGTATCCCTTACTTCCATAGATAATCACATCTCCATCATTACTTTTGAGGATCTCAATCTGAGGACCACCGCCACCAAGTTTCTCACGTACCCATACGAGTTGCTTGATACCATTGCCCCAACCACTGCCGGCTCCACCACCCGTAGCAAGCCCATAGTTGTAGTAGTCTTTCCACCAGATACAGGGATACCCCTGATAGGTGAGAATGAACGCATACGCCATCATCTTGTCTCTGTAAATCTCATCAGTGTCATGGTTTCCAACAAAGGTCACGGCACGCCATGGATTCTTGGCAGCAAAGCTCTTGCTGTAGTCAAACACATTGGGCAGATACCCACCACCAGAACTATTGTTACAGATGTCTTTTAATGTATAATAGAGAGCAAAATCAAACACTGACGAGTTGGCTGCATTGGCCCACCAATCGAGGGTAGAGGTATTGGCATCCCAGTACTCTCCCACACTAAAGGTTGGACTCGTCGCTGCATTGAGGTTCTTTACCACGGTCGGAGAGAATCCCTTCACATAGTCCCATCGCCAGCTACTGAAACCAGCATTGGCTGTATTTTTCATCCAGAGCATCCATGTCTTGATGTCATTGTACACCGTGGAGTTGTCATGACAGACATCAGGGAATCCCGCAAAAGCTCCGGAGTCATAAGAGTGGATGTTATTGGGATGGAATGCCCAGTACTGCCATTTCATCTTTCCACTTGCCACATTACGAAAATCTGTCCAGGTATTTCCCCTGGTATAGGGGTTGTACTCACTGGCACCACCGGAGCGATGGTTGATCACGATATCAGCCATACAATCAATGCCATAGCTACGGTACTGCGCAATAGCCGCCTTGAGTTCTGCCTGGGAACCAAAGCGCGTTTCTGTGGTGCCGTCCTGATAGTATTGGCCCAGGTCATAGTAATCATGGGGATCATATCCCATAGAATAGCCGCCACCCTGAGCTTTGGATGCAGGAGGAAACCACATGCGGTTAATACCATACCCACCTGCCATGTAGCGAAGCTCATAAGCTTTGCTCTTCATGGTATCCCACCATGTACCACCTGCTGGAACATCCCAGTAGAAGCCCTGCATCATCACACCCGCAAACATCGAGCTTCCCACGAGGAGCCCCACCATCAAAAACCCTAACCGTTTCATACAGACCTCCTTTATATATTTAGGAAAATTTTCGTTTAAATTACTTCAAAAAATGTGCCAAAATAAAAAAAATTAGTTGCAAGAATTATTTTTATAGATTGCAAACAGTTAAGATTTTTAAAAGAAAAATGTTTGAAATCGATTTCATAAGAAAAATGCACTATTTTGCATTTAAAATAAGTGCAAAATGCATTTTTAAGAGAAATGTTTTGTCGGGTTTTATATAAAAAAAGAAAGGTTTCTGAAGTGGGTAATTTTTGTGGTTTTGGATTGAATTTGGCAAGCCTTGATCGGATTTTTAATTTTTAGGTGAGAGAAACCGATAAAAAAACTATGCGAAAGAAATATCTCTGGATTTTCTTTTTTGTAGTGTCGTTCCAACTCTATGGAGAAAGTGTTCGCTTTTATGAGATGGTTATTTCGAATGCACTTGCTCTCCAGGGACGATACAGTTTCCCTGCCACCAATGGCAACCGTTTTACTTCAGACTGTATTGGATTTGTTCGGTATGTTTACTATCTCTCGGGGATTGATCTCATGGAAGTTTATGGTAAAGGAAGAGGAGGGGTAAGTTCTCTCTACGATGGACTTGTGGCAAAGCGTTTTGTCTATACCAATCGTGTTCCCCTTTCTGTTGGCGATCTCATTTTTTTTGACAATA
This sequence is a window from Thermospira aquatica. Protein-coding genes within it:
- a CDS encoding NlpC/P60 family protein; protein product: MRKKYLWIFFFVVSFQLYGESVRFYEMVISNALALQGRYSFPATNGNRFTSDCIGFVRYVYYLSGIDLMEVYGKGRGGVSSLYDGLVAKRFVYTNRVPLSVGDLIFFDNTYDVNKNGKWDDPLSHVAIVVSVDAQGTITYIHHSPRKGVSQDYMNLYYPQTYAFRKKDRTLKVINSYLRIHRGEQFPRENYISSFFFRAFAHIPVREISE
- a CDS encoding tetratricopeptide repeat protein; translated protein: MTEKKNTSRKQGAKPKAVQKGKVVSKKPSKEEEKKQWLLLGLLGLLLVLTPIVWVGFSGGGKAKQIEKYLSLAEEYANNEAYDRALDYLDKAFELDPNDPRIKELRDAIIRAQKNKEKLKEDEMKDLLKKTAQATSPTPLEKTTTVEKKEKPQVEQVSAKESAAEQYKKYMENGKKYLENNYFDEAIKEFEKARKIEATPEVDAYEAVSYYGKKDIGKAQSLAQAAIQKDPKQGPAHYTLGKILYDKDLNDEALASFKKAIEGDYETADMYYSMGVIYYMKKLYNDAKSSFQKAVSLDPKHAKAYYNLGLTYMALNDNNNALKAFDQNLQLEPTNAKTMINIGTIYYNAKQFSQAEKFFARAVEIEPNNDRALVKLGNTYEELKQFTRALSVYQKAYQVNPKNYLCSFNYARMLVYTERYAEALKYYSESIQQKNDYAPAYYNMANAYFLMKEYAQAEENYQKAIQLDRYDPEPYLGLGSMYLAKQEYEKALSAFKKAADLQPRSFIAYKGIGDAYARAEIYEDAINAYKKALEINPTDVNVLESLGDIYTRQKDYSNAAVSYEKYVKLSQKNADVYLKLAESYIQLKDNAKAKATLLELKDRFPNYKNMSKVDYYLSQL
- a CDS encoding tetratricopeptide repeat protein encodes the protein MKYRWFSSLFFVVPIAILLMSAGEDVFEKGLGFYKEKKFLLAIGAFRNAAELGNKDPKLYLLLGNSYVGIDDYDKAIESYQKGLQSGLPLAYYGVYYFNLGYTYGLKKLYQQAVVTFDQALAYDTNLTHAYWYKGMLYYKMRDRTNTIREWETYLVVNPTGPQSDNIRRALELLRDPNFNFPDDLVKNPMERLTNTESVVAEPLIDISGALGDYKPEDKGKAEDTSVEDIEK
- a CDS encoding tetratricopeptide repeat protein → MTWDVIVIVLLVVSVGFLVFLYVMNNFIAPHRLDSIKTLIDNQKYDQAINALNAILKKDDKNPLAHLYLAEACYLSGNFEMALVEYKQTLSSGKFSNSATEKSIHRRLADIYMRFNQLEEAQKEYLVLSQMDPQNAEYLFQIGNIFYQRGMKEHAFSYLDRAIKSGKASPQIYFIMGKILYEMNKAAEALNYFTNCVKLEPKNMEAHYYIGMILKSMNSYGKAVQEFDVAEQARDNQLKVKAIFQKGLCKMEVGDNDGAKADFERALKYSNEENNVTIAIRYTLGLIYEKERRLVEAVEQWEKVAQLRPNFQDVQTKLTLYEDLRVDDRLKDLLTATPTTFEIIAQNMLKAIGYEPIEVKPLDGDNLEIVGIEKSVKWRNVRGGRVLVMFSRDNEDVPEDLVAKLTEKMKNIHATRGVYITTGKFTPQALRYAENRPLDLYDRQKLTDLLKKSGY
- a CDS encoding alpha-amylase domain-containing protein, translating into MKRLGFLMVGLLVGSSMFAGVMMQGFYWDVPAGGTWWDTMKSKAYELRYMAGGYGINRMWFPPASKAQGGGYSMGYDPHDYYDLGQYYQDGTTETRFGSQAELKAAIAQYRSYGIDCMADIVINHRSGGASEYNPYTRGNTWTDFRNVASGKMKWQYWAFHPNNIHSYDSGAFAGFPDVCHDNSTVYNDIKTWMLWMKNTANAGFSSWRWDYVKGFSPTVVKNLNAATSPTFSVGEYWDANTSTLDWWANAANSSVFDFALYYTLKDICNNSSGGGYLPNVFDYSKSFAAKNPWRAVTFVGNHDTDEIYRDKMMAYAFILTYQGYPCIWWKDYYNYGLATGGGAGSGWGNGIKQLVWVREKLGGGGPQIEILKSNDGDVIIYGSKGYSTSSPGYIVVINDHSSAWKGAWVQTGNAYLKGKTLKAYAWSSSVSGQNYQPQNKYCDANGWVEVWAAPRGYAVYSVDGL